CAGCCGTGCGGCAGAGGCCTTTCGGAGGGCTGCTGGTGAGGGCAGCCCAGACCCCACCCCACGGCCTTGGGCAGGGGGCACCTGCCTGCATGTTCCTTGCTCCCAGGTGCCTGTGTGGCACAGCCCTTTCTCTGGGGCCAGAGCTGGGGGCGGGTGGAGGGCATGCGCGGGCCCTCTCTGGGGTGATGGGGTGCTGCCCGAGCCAGGGCTCTGGTGCGTGGGGGCAGGGTGGCAGCCTGCCTGGCCCACTGTGAGCGCCCCCTCCACAGGGGCCTTCAGTCTGCTGAGGGAGAACTTCTCCCGTGCGCCGAGCCCCGACATGAGCCCTGCCTCGCTCTCCATGCTGGAGCAGCTCATGACCGCCCAGGCCCAGGAGTGTGTCTTTGAGGGCCTCTTGCTGCCGGCCCCTACCGCCCCCCACAACTGCCTGGCCCAGCTGTACCTGGCTCAGGAGGCTGCCCAGGTAAGGGTGGGGGTCCCCTGTCCCCAGGGAGACCTGGACAAGTGTCTCGGGCGCCCTAGTCCAGGCCTGGCCAGGCTGCAGTAGTGTAGTGGGCAGGAGGGCCTGGGTCGGGGTGGCAGCTGGGCCGAGAGGGCAGAACCAGGGGCAGAGGAGGCCAGGGtccaggcagggaggggtggggtgcaGAGGCCATATCTCCTTCTGTCGGCTCTGGAAGCCAACTATTGTCCTGGTCCCTGTGGGGCTGGTCAGGACCCCAGGGTCCTGAGTCCCTGCTGCTGGGGCAGCTCCAATTGGAGCAGGAACTGCTCAGctcagcctggggcctggggcgggCCTTTGGTCAGGGCAGGTGAAGGCCCGGCCCGGGGTTGAGGAGAGGTGAGGGCTGAGGCTGCTGGGCAAGGCCAGCTGGGCTCCTCCTGGAGTCCCACGAGAGGGCCCACCGGCTCGTGTGTGCCCGCAGGTGGCAGCTGAGTACAGGCTGGCACACGGGACCATGGCCCAGCCACCCATTCGCGACTACGTGCCCTTCCCCTGGACCACCCTGGTGCGCGTCAAGGCCGAGTACTTCCGCGCCCTAGCCCACTACCACGCAGCCGTGGCCCTCTGTGATGGCCCCCGTGAGTGTCCTACCCCACGTGTCCGTGTGCCAGCAGAGGCCCCGGCACGGAGGGCTCATGGCCCTCTCTGACCCGCAGTGGCAGCTGAGGAGTTCCCGGCGCTCGAGCAGGTCTTCCTAGGGCTTCCAGCCTCAGCTGAGCCGCAGCGACCCGCGCTGCTGCAGGAACCGGAGGAGCGGAGGAAGCTCGGTGAGGCCACACCTGGGGTGCGCTGCAGGGGGCTGAGTGACCCAGCCAGTCATTCACGAGTCACCTCCTCTGGGCACATCTAGGGTCCTGGCGCTGGTGGGTGGGGTTGCCGCCCGCTTCCTGGGTGCCCCCCGCCTGCTGGGTGATGCTCAGAGCAGAAGCTGGAGCAGCTCAGGCGGCCTGGGCAGGCGGAGGCATACACTGGGGGCAGCCCCTCCCTGGCGCAGCCGTTTGCACCTGGACCAGCCAGTGGGCCCTCAGGATAAACCTAGAAGCCCTCACTTGTCCTCCTCTTGCtgcttctgggggtggggggagctggggCTCAGCCTGGAAGGgccagggggctgggggctctAGCGTCCCATGCAGTGTGTGACTGCTGTGTCCTGTGCAGGCAAGGCCCACCTGAAGCGCGCCATCCTCGGCCAGGAGGAGGCGCTGCGGCTGCACGCGGTGTGCCGTGCCCTGCGCAGGGTGGACCTGCTGCAGGCGGTACTGGTCCAGGCGCTGCAGCGCTCGCTGGCCAAGTACTCGGAGCTCGACCTCGAGGATGACTTTTTCGAGGCCACCGAGGCCCCTGACATCCTGCGTGAGCAGCCAGGTCCCACGGGATGGGTCTGTCCTAGCCAGAGAGGGGGCGCTGGGCCATGGCCCTGCAGCTGCTGTTAGACGTGCAGCCGACCTCCTGGTCCCCCAGAGCTGCGGGCGGAGCAGGAGAGCGGGGGGCTCCGGAGCCCACGCCACACGCTCctttgctcctctctgcctccgcCTCTCTGCACCTGATTCCTGCCCCAGAGCAGCTGCAGCCTGGGAGACAGACGGCCACGGGCTGGCCACCCAGCATCTCCTGTACTACCCGGGCAGGCACAGCTGGGGGTGGAGATACCCAGGAGCCACTTGGGGCTTCTCTTGCATGTGGGGGGCAGCTAGGCACTGGAGGTCTGCAGGGAGCCGGTGTGCACAGGGCAGGCCGCACCCTGGGTCACCCACTCTGCTCAGGCCAAGTCGCATCCTGGCTGTGTCCTGGGGTTCTGGGGGCCCATAAGCTTCGGGCTTAGCCCTGCCCTCCCTTCACCTTTGCCCTTCCAGCCAAGACACATAAGAGGCCGGAGATCAGGGCTCCCAGCTTCTCCCGGGTGAAAGTGGCTGACATCTTCCACCGGCTGGtgagcaccccctccccagccacccTGAGGTCCTGTGTTTTCACTGCCCCGGGCGAGGCCCCTGGACAGGCCCACAATGgtggcccagctctgccctgtccCTCTGCCGCACCTGGGTGGTTTCTCTCCCCGGATGTAGAGATTGGGGTAGGGGGTGCTACAGGCCAGGGCTCTTCCAAGTACGGTGGCCCAGCCAGGCCTCTGATCCCCCCAGGGGCCCCTGTCCGTGTTCTCCGCCAAGAACCGCTGGCGGCTAGTGGGGCCCATCCACGTGACCCGAGGAGAAGGTGGCTTTGGCTTCACGCTGAGGGGAGACTCGCCTGTCCTCATCGCTGCCGTCGTTCCAGGGGGCAGAGCTGCGGTAAGGGCCCCATCCCGCCCTGGACCTGAGTCCCTGGGCTGAGCAGAGGCAGCTTGTATGAAGGGGGATGATGGGACGGTGGCCAGAGGTGGAGGGGTGCCCTCGCTGGAGACCCAGACTGTCCCATCTCCCTGCAGGCGGCTGGCCTACAGGAGGGCGACTACATTGTGTCCGTGAACGGGCAGCCGTGCAAGTGGTGGAAGCATGCTGAGGTGGTGGCCCAGCTGAAGGGTGTGGGTGATGAGGGTGCCAGCCTGCAGGTGGTGACGCTGTTGCCCAGCGCTGAGCCACCTGGCACGGTGAGCCCAGGGGCCTTGGGAGGATGGCCCCCAGCTCCCTTGTCCTACCCCAGCCCTAAGCCTTCCTCCAGGCCCCAAACGTCCCCAGGTGCTAAGAGGGCATTGGAAAGAGGAGGCTGGCGCATAGTGGCCCCCACTGGGGTGGCCTTCCGGGCACCCGTGCTGTGGCCTCCTCCTGGCTGTAGTTCCCTGCCCCCGCTGAGGCCCCAGCCCACCTCTCAGGTTGTGAGCCCACACTCCCTGGCTCCGAGCAGGAGCACTGCGGCAGGAGATGTCACACAGCGTTCACCTGCCCCAGCCCACCCAACCCATGGGGGCCCCGCTGCATGGCCACCCTCACAGGACCCCCCCACATGCCAGCCACCTGCTTCCCTGTCACACTCACCAGGCTGGCCACAGGTGGGCCAGGCCAGGGTTGCTGACTGCTACGTGTGTCTGTCCCAACTGCAGGGGGACCGCCGGCCGGCCCTGGGGGGGCTTCTGAGGAGCCAGAAGGAGTGTGGCTGGGAGATGCCAGCACCTGCACgagccagccccaggcccctcctTGGCTGGGGCCGCAAGGCCAAGAGGGGCAAGACTGGAGAGAGGCTGTCCCCAGCCCCACACCCCTGAGCTGTGCACTGCCCTCGCTCTCTGGGTGCCTGGGGTGGCGGGGAGGGGCCAGCTCCCCACACACCTGGCGCTGGCCAGGCTCCAGCTGGCTGGGAGCGGCCCCCTTGTGCCCTCACCCACCATGGGGGACCTTCACGTCAGGTCGCTGCCCTGCCCAGTGCGTGGAGCCACTGATTAAAGGCCATGTCAGACGAGGTGTGTCTGAGTCCAGTGCTGGGGGCCAGGCAATGCACCCACACACAGAAAGTGTCACAGTTTCCCTGGACACTGAGTCCCTGGTCCCAGCCTCTGGGCTGCCCTGTCCTCACATGCACCCCAAGTGCCCACCCGAGGAGGGCAGCTTCCCAAGTGGTAGAGTGGGGAGGTGTCCAGTCTCTTCTCTCGGAGCCTGAAGGAGCCACCCCAGAGAGCTGGGGCACAGTGGGTGACATGGCAGCAGTGGGTCCCTGCCGCCCGGATCCTCACTTCCCTGCAGCGGTTCCCCAAGATCCCACAGCTAGGCGGCCCCCTTCCCCCTGCTCCCCAACATGCCATACCCTGTCCGCATCCTCCCTCAGGGCTGCGTCTGCCCCAAGCCAAGCTTCTGCCTGGCCCACAGTGACTCCTGCTGGGCACCCCTCCACCAGCCGCCTGGCACCCTTCAGGCTGGGCGACGCGAGGCTCCCTCCTGGCCTCCAGGCCTtcttcctgccctgcccctccctccacacaGCAGCTGGGGCGCCCAGAGCACCACCTGCCCTCTGGGCAGGGTGCCAGCCAAGGCCACCCGCACTACCTTTTACCGTCTCCTCTGTACATGGAACAGGGAcccctccctgcttctcttcTTGCTGTCCCCTTGTCTGACATGCCCCCGCCCTGAGCTTTCTGCCCAGGAAACACCTAGATCTCACCCAGCCCTGCACCTGCTGTCCAGTCTTTGTGCTGCCCACCCTCTCCTgcccagccaggccctgccctcatcCTGCCTGGCCCCGCCCAACAGTCCTGCCTGGGCCCTGAGGCCAGTGGGGGGCCATCTCATCCCCTTGTTCCCTGGGCCAGCACACAGGGGCACCTCcagcctgcccccgccccctGGGACTCCACCCCTGCGGCACCTGGCCGGGCTCCTCACCTGTGAGCCTTCAGTGTCCCTGAGCTGCTTAGACCAGGGGACAGCCCCCAGAGGCCATCAGGGCGCACACTGCCCCGGGTCCCAAGGAGGGGTGGGCCCAGAgggaaggatgagaagggccgtgtgggaggggtgggggggtggcaggCCAGGGAGCAGCCACATGGAGGGGGCGTTGGCCCACAGGCCTTGGCAGTTAGGGTTGGGGGCTAGGGTGGCCAGGGTCCCcatggccaccagggggcagccGCTGCCTGCTCAAGCGGCCACAAGAGGCAGGATCTCCAAGTGGGCACCGGTTTGGGGAATGGTGGGCAGCAGACCCAGGAGGGCAAGGGAGTCCCCCTGCGGGCATCCTCCGTGTCCCCCCTGTGGCCCCCTAGGCGGGAGCAGCCCTGTGGGATCTAAGCCCGTCACCTCCCCCTGCTTTAGCATTGTTGAGGGGTAAGTGGGGCGAAGGTGTGTGAGTGGGGGCATTAGTGGGGGAGGTCAGGGGGGTGGCGCAGGAGGGTGGGCTTCccaggtgggagggcagggctcCCCAGCTGCCTGAGCCTGGGCGAGGTGTCCAGGTGCGTCCCTTCCTGAcccacctgcccctcctgggAGGAGGCCCCTCTCAGCAGAGCCGACCAAGGTCACCTCGGTACTTGTTAATTTGATTAATAAAATTGTGCATCAAGGAGGACATTACCTGCTAATCTGGGACGACAGGGCTGGCAGGTCCTGTCCATGACGACGCA
Above is a genomic segment from Equus asinus isolate D_3611 breed Donkey chromosome 12, EquAss-T2T_v2, whole genome shotgun sequence containing:
- the RHPN1 gene encoding rhophilin-1 isoform X1, which gives rise to MIPEERPGGPGAGDESVRLQAAGSVRKGCDPLAQTQRGRPQSRRARIHQQINKELRMRTGAENLYRATSNARVRETVALELSYVNSSLQLLKEELEELNSNVDVDRPESEGITVPMIPLGLKETKELDWSTPLKGLPSAVVLPTSAGRLQGRPAPALPLNQELISGHFGEDGTSYEAEIRELEDLRQAMRTPSRSEAGLELLMAYYNQLCFLDARFVAPARSLALLFHWYDSLTGVPAQQRALAFEKGSVLFNIGALHTQIGARQDRSCPEGTSRAAEAFRRAAGAFSLLRENFSRAPSPDMSPASLSMLEQLMTAQAQECVFEGLLLPAPTAPHNCLAQLYLAQEAAQVAAEYRLAHGTMAQPPIRDYVPFPWTTLVRVKAEYFRALAHYHAAVALCDGPLAAEEFPALEQVFLGLPASAEPQRPALLQEPEERRKLGKAHLKRAILGQEEALRLHAVCRALRRVDLLQAVLVQALQRSLAKYSELDLEDDFFEATEAPDILPKTHKRPEIRAPSFSRVKVADIFHRLGPLSVFSAKNRWRLVGPIHVTRGEGGFGFTLRGDSPVLIAAVVPGGRAAAAGLQEGDYIVSVNGQPCKWWKHAEVVAQLKGVGDEGASLQVVTLLPSAEPPGTGDRRPALGGLLRSQKECGWEMPAPARASPRPLLGWGRKAKRGKTGERLSPAPHP
- the RHPN1 gene encoding rhophilin-1 isoform X4, with the translated sequence MIPEERPGGPGAGDESVRLQAAGSVRKGCDPLAQTQRGRPQSRRARIHQQINKELRMRTGAENLYRATSNARVRETVALELSYVNSSLQLLKEELEELNSNVDVDRPESEGITVPMIPLGLKETKELDWSTPLKELISGHFGEDGTSYEAEIRELEDLRQAMRTPSRSEAGLELLMAYYNQLCFLDARFVAPARSLALLFHWYDSLTGVPAQQRALAFEKGSVLFNIGALHTQIGARQDRSCPEGTSRAAEAFRRAAGAFSLLRENFSRAPSPDMSPASLSMLEQLMTAQAQECVFEGLLLPAPTAPHNCLAQLYLAQEAAQVAAEYRLAHGTMAQPPIRDYVPFPWTTLVRVKAEYFRALAHYHAAVALCDGPLAAEEFPALEQVFLGLPASAEPQRPALLQEPEERRKLGKAHLKRAILGQEEALRLHAVCRALRRVDLLQAVLVQALQRSLAKYSELDLEDDFFEATEAPDILPKTHKRPEIRAPSFSRVKVADIFHRLGPLSVFSAKNRWRLVGPIHVTRGEGGFGFTLRGDSPVLIAAVVPGGRAAAAGLQEGDYIVSVNGQPCKWWKHAEVVAQLKGVGDEGASLQVVTLLPSAEPPGTGDRRPALGGLLRSQKECGWEMPAPARASPRPLLGWGRKAKRGKTGERLSPAPHP
- the RHPN1 gene encoding rhophilin-1 isoform X6 is translated as MIPEERPGGPGAGDESVRLQAAGSVRKGCDPLAQTQRGRPQSRRARIHQQINKELRMRTGAENLYRATSNARVRETVALELSYVNSSLQLLKEELEELNSNVDVDRPESEGITVPMIPLGLKETKELDWSTPLKGLPSAVVLPTSAGRLQGRPAPALPLNQELISGHFGEDGTSYEAEIRELEDLRQAMRTPSRSEAGLELLMAYYNQLCFLDARFVAPARSLALLFHWYDSLTGVPAQQRALAFEKGSVLFNIGALHTQIGARQDRSCPEGTSRAAEAFRRAAGAFSLLRENFSRAPSPDMSPASLSMLEQLMTAQAQECVFEGLLLPAPTAPHNCLAQLYLAQEAAQVAAEYRLAHGTMAQPPIRDYVPFPWTTLVRVKAEYFRALAHYHAAVALCDGPLAAEEFPALEQVFLGLPASAEPQRPALLQEPEERRKLGKAHLKRAILGQEEALRLHAVCRALRRVDLLQAVLVQALQRSLAKYSELDLEDDFFEATEAPDILREQPAKTHKRPEIRAPSFSRVKVADIFHRLGPLSVFSAKNRWRLVGPIHVTRGEGGFGFTLRGDSPVLIAAVVPGGRAAAAGLQEGDYIVSVNGQPCKWWKHAEVVAQLKGVGDEGASLQVVTLLPSAEPPGTGDRRPALGGLLRSQKECGWEMPAPARASPRPLLGWGRKAKRGKTGERLSPAPHP
- the RHPN1 gene encoding rhophilin-1 isoform X3 — protein: MIPEERPGGPGAGDESVRLQAAGSVRKGCDPLAQTQRGRPQSRRARIHQQINKELRMRTGAENLYRATSNARVRETVALELSYVNSSLQLLKEELEELNSNVDVDRPESEGITVPMIPLGLKETKELDWSTPLKELISGHFGEDGTSYEAEIRELEDLRQAMRTPSRSEAGLELLMAYYNQLCFLDARFVAPARSLALLFHWYDSLTGVPAQQRALAFEKGSVLFNIGALHTQIGARQDRSCPEGTSRAAEAFRRAAGAFSLLRENFSRAPSPDMSPASLSMLEQLMTAQAQECVFEGLLLPAPTAPHNCLAQLYLAQEAAQVAAEYRLAHGTMAQPPIRDYVPFPWTTLVRVKAEYFRALAHYHAAVALCDGPLAAEEFPALEQVFLGLPASAEPQRPALLQEPEERRKLGKAHLKRAILGQEEALRLHAVCRALRRVDLLQAVLVQALQRSLAKYSELDLEDDFFEATEAPDILREQPAKTHKRPEIRAPSFSRVKVADIFHRLGPLSVFSAKNRWRLVGPIHVTRGEGGFGFTLRGDSPVLIAAVVPGGRAAAAGLQEGDYIVSVNGQPCKWWKHAEVVAQLKGVGDEGASLQVVTLLPSAEPPGTGDRRPALGGLLRSQKECGWEMPAPARASPRPLLGWGRKAKRGKTGERLSPAPHP
- the RHPN1 gene encoding rhophilin-1 isoform X5, producing MRTGAENLYRATSNARVRETVALELSYVNSSLQLLKEELEELNSNVDVDRPESEGITVPMIPLGLKETKELDWSTPLKGLPSAVVLPTSAGRLQGRPAPALPLNQELISGHFGEDGTSYEAEIRELEDLRQAMRTPSRSEAGLELLMAYYNQLCFLDARFVAPARSLALLFHWYDSLTGVPAQQRALAFEKGSVLFNIGALHTQIGARQDRSCPEGTSRAAEAFRRAAGAFSLLRENFSRAPSPDMSPASLSMLEQLMTAQAQECVFEGLLLPAPTAPHNCLAQLYLAQEAAQVAAEYRLAHGTMAQPPIRDYVPFPWTTLVRVKAEYFRALAHYHAAVALCDGPLAAEEFPALEQVFLGLPASAEPQRPALLQEPEERRKLGKAHLKRAILGQEEALRLHAVCRALRRVDLLQAVLVQALQRSLAKYSELDLEDDFFEATEAPDILREQPAKTHKRPEIRAPSFSRVKVADIFHRLGPLSVFSAKNRWRLVGPIHVTRGEGGFGFTLRGDSPVLIAAVVPGGRAAAAGLQEGDYIVSVNGQPCKWWKHAEVVAQLKGVGDEGASLQVVTLLPSAEPPGTGDRRPALGGLLRSQKECGWEMPAPARASPRPLLGWGRKAKRGKTGERLSPAPHP
- the RHPN1 gene encoding rhophilin-1 isoform X2, which translates into the protein MGCDPLAQTQRGRPQSRRARIHQQINKELRMRTGAENLYRATSNARVRETVALELSYVNSSLQLLKEELEELNSNVDVDRPESEGITVPMIPLGLKETKELDWSTPLKGLPSAVVLPTSAGRLQGRPAPALPLNQELISGHFGEDGTSYEAEIRELEDLRQAMRTPSRSEAGLELLMAYYNQLCFLDARFVAPARSLALLFHWYDSLTGVPAQQRALAFEKGSVLFNIGALHTQIGARQDRSCPEGTSRAAEAFRRAAGAFSLLRENFSRAPSPDMSPASLSMLEQLMTAQAQECVFEGLLLPAPTAPHNCLAQLYLAQEAAQVAAEYRLAHGTMAQPPIRDYVPFPWTTLVRVKAEYFRALAHYHAAVALCDGPLAAEEFPALEQVFLGLPASAEPQRPALLQEPEERRKLGKAHLKRAILGQEEALRLHAVCRALRRVDLLQAVLVQALQRSLAKYSELDLEDDFFEATEAPDILREQPAKTHKRPEIRAPSFSRVKVADIFHRLGPLSVFSAKNRWRLVGPIHVTRGEGGFGFTLRGDSPVLIAAVVPGGRAAAAGLQEGDYIVSVNGQPCKWWKHAEVVAQLKGVGDEGASLQVVTLLPSAEPPGTGDRRPALGGLLRSQKECGWEMPAPARASPRPLLGWGRKAKRGKTGERLSPAPHP